Genomic window (Lujinxingia vulgaris):
GAAGAGGGGTATGAAGGTGATGGAGAGCGTGCCCCCGGCCAGCACGTAGTTCATCATGTCGGGCATGGTGAACGCGGCCTGGTAGGCGTCGGTCGTGGCGCTGGCGCCGTGGGTGTAGACGATGACCGCTTCGCGCAGAAAACCCAGGATGCGGCTCAAGAAGGTGCTCACCGCCAGGATCAAGGCGGCGATGCCCATGCGCCGGCCGATGGAGCGGGCGGGTTTTTGAGGTTTTTCAGAAGTCTCAGAGCTCATGGTGCCCGGGGTGCGCGGGAGCAACGTTGAGTGATGTGTGTAGCGCGCGTTAGGGCGCGCGCGAAGTTTTTAGGTGGCTGGCGGCGTCGGGTCGCCGGCTAAGAGCGGAGGATGGAGGCGATGGAGATTCGGGTCAACGGCAAGGTGGAGAACATCGAGGTCGAGGGAAGCCTCTCGGTGGAGGCGTTGCTCTCGGAGCTGGGTGTGGAAGCCGCCCGGGGGGTGGCGGTGGCGGTGGGCGATCAGGTCGTGCCCCGCAGCCGCTGGAGCGAGCCGGTGATCGAGGCGGGGAACAGCGTGGAGATCATTCGCGCCACCCAGGGCGGTTGAGCGAAAGTAAGCGTTAAGAACGTCGAAGTTGAGCGAGGAGACGAGAATGAGTGAGTCGGAAGTGTCGAGCTGGAAGGTTGGCCCCTACACCTTTGAGAGTCGCCTGCTGGTGGGCACGGCCCGCTATGCGAATTATCAGGTGATGCTCGACGCGCTGGAGGCCAGCGGCACCGAGCTTGTGACCGTGGGCATCCGCCGTCTGGATATTGAGGCGTCGCGGGAGGCGGGGATCTTAGAGATCTTGATGGAGCGCTACACGCTTCTGCCCAACACCGCCGGCTGCTACACCGCGCGCGACGCCGTGCTCACCGCGCAGTTGGCGCGCGAGGCGCTGGAGACGGATCTGATCAAGCTGGAGGTGATCGCCGACGACCAGACGCTTTTGCCCGACAGCGAAGAGCTCTTGAAGGCCGCGCGCACGCTGGTCGAAGACGGCTTTGTGGTCATGGCGTACACCAACGATGATCCGGTGCTGGCCCGCAAACTTCAGGACATCGGCTGCGCGGCGGTCATGCCCTTAGGATCGCCCATCGGCAGTGGGATGGGGATTCGCAACCCCTATAACTTCCAGATCATCCGGGAGTTTATGGAGGTGCCGATGCTGGTGGACGCCGGCGTGGGGACGGCCTCGGACGCGGCGCTGGCGATGGAGCTGGGCTGCGACGGGGTGCTGTTGAACAGCGCGATCAGCGGGGCGGAGAAGCCGGTGATGATGGCTAAAGCCTTTCGCGACGCGGTGCGCGCGGGGCGCTGGGCCTATGAGGCCGGGCGGATTCCGCGGCGTTTTTACGCGCAGGCCTCCACGCCGCTGGAGGGCGTGGTGGGCTCGGAGCCGACGAGTTAATCGATGGCGCGCCACCTACCCTCGCGGCTTTATGCGATCGCCGACGTGAGCTTCTGCGCTGCCAGGGGCCTGAGTCTGGAGGAGGTCGCGGCCCGCGCGATCGCCGGGGGCGTCTCGATGCTCTCGGTGCGGGTGGGCGAGGCGCTTGTGGGTCGGGATGCGCGGGGGCGCGAGGCGTTGTGGGGAGAGGTTCAAAAGGTGGTGGAGCAGGGGCGGCAGGCCGGCGCGACGGTGTTGTTGCACGCCCATATCGAGCGCGCAGCGAGCATGGGTTGCGGGGGCGTGCACCTCAAAGCCAGGCAGGCTGGCGAGGTGGCCGGGGTGCGGGCGCGGTTGGGTGAGGAGGCGCTGGTGGGGGTGTCGTGCCATAACGCCGAGGAGCTTCGCGCGGCGGAGGAGGTCGGGGCGGACTTTGTGACGCTGAGCCCGATCTTCGCGAGTGTGTCCAAGCCCGGGTATGGCGGGGAGGTGGGCCTTAAGCGGTGGGCGAGGCTTGTGGCGGCGAGTCGCGTGCCGGTGTACGCGCTGGGCGGAGTGCGGCCGGAGCATGTGGCGGATTGCCTGGCCGCGGGGTTCTGGGGCGTGGCGGTGGTGGGGGGCCTCTTCGGCGCCGAAGATGTTGAGGGTGCGGCGCGCAACTACGTTCAGTCGGTGAACGCGGCGTGAGGGTTAGCGGTGAGGTTCGGAGCGGCCGCCGAGGGTCTGCGTGACGCTTAAAAAGGCCACGTAGAAGAACCCGAACTGAAAGAGCATCAAAAAGGGCAGGCTGCCAAAGGGGTGGGCCGGGTCCACGAGCACCACGTAGATGGCGTAGGTGAACCAGGCGCCCAGCGCGAACTCCAGGGCGGGCATGGCGTTGAGGCCGCCGCGGTAGATGCGTTTGGCCCAGGACTCCCCGCGCCGCTCGATGGCGTATTTGGGCGTGCGCACAAAGGGGGTCTTATGGCCGAGCAGCACCTCGACGACGCCTTTGGCGTTGTTGAGCGAGACGCCGATGCCTA
Coding sequences:
- the thiS gene encoding sulfur carrier protein ThiS yields the protein MEIRVNGKVENIEVEGSLSVEALLSELGVEAARGVAVAVGDQVVPRSRWSEPVIEAGNSVEIIRATQGG
- a CDS encoding thiazole synthase, which produces MSESEVSSWKVGPYTFESRLLVGTARYANYQVMLDALEASGTELVTVGIRRLDIEASREAGILEILMERYTLLPNTAGCYTARDAVLTAQLAREALETDLIKLEVIADDQTLLPDSEELLKAARTLVEDGFVVMAYTNDDPVLARKLQDIGCAAVMPLGSPIGSGMGIRNPYNFQIIREFMEVPMLVDAGVGTASDAALAMELGCDGVLLNSAISGAEKPVMMAKAFRDAVRAGRWAYEAGRIPRRFYAQASTPLEGVVGSEPTS
- a CDS encoding thiamine phosphate synthase is translated as MARHLPSRLYAIADVSFCAARGLSLEEVAARAIAGGVSMLSVRVGEALVGRDARGREALWGEVQKVVEQGRQAGATVLLHAHIERAASMGCGGVHLKARQAGEVAGVRARLGEEALVGVSCHNAEELRAAEEVGADFVTLSPIFASVSKPGYGGEVGLKRWARLVAASRVPVYALGGVRPEHVADCLAAGFWGVAVVGGLFGAEDVEGAARNYVQSVNAA